The Salipiger profundus genome includes the window CGCACATCTCGCCCCTCGGTTGGGCCCATGTCCTGCTCACTGGCGAATACAAGTGGCCGAAAAGGGCTTAACGTAGGATCCTGCCCCCTCCGGCATCAGCCCCCAATATCTTCGGCCAGGGACCGGAACCCGGCACCGCGTTCCCGGATCGCCTCTACGATCTCCAAGAGGTCCTTCAGAGAACGCGCCAGGCGGTCATACTTGGTGACAGTGACAACGTCGCCGCCGCGGAGCTGCTCCAGCATTCTGTCCAGTTCCGGACGGGCGCGCCTCGATCCGCTTATCTTGTCCGCGAAAACCTTCTCGGCACCCGCTGCCGAAAGCGCATCCGTCTGTGAATCTAGGCTCTGATCGTCAGTGCTGACGCGGGCGTATCCAATGATCATGGTTCACTGTGACAAAAACCTGCCAAAACTGCAAAGGTTTTGCCGGGGGTTTTTGTCCCAGCTAAGCAGTTGATCCTGGGTAGGGCAGGGCGTTTGGACAAAAACGACCGTTTTTGACGCAACAGTTTTGGCATGGGGTTTGTGGCCGCAGTGCGGGACGAAACTGTTGTTCGCGGCTTCTAGTTTAGCGCGTTGCCAGCATCGGCAGTATGCGACCCCATTGCGTTTCTTTTGGCTGCCCCGACGGTTCAAATCCTAGCTTCCTGTAAACTGCAATCGCTCGTTCATTGTCCGGGTGAGGGTCGGTCGCGATCACCGGCGCACCGCCGTCAAAGAGAATGTTCATTCTCGCGCTAATGAACGCCGTCCCATGCCCAACTCCGATCATCTTGGGATCGCCGATGTATTGATCGATCCCTCGCGCACCCTTTGGAAGATGTGCAAAGTGATGCTCTTCCCACCCGTGGACGGAGTAATCCTGCATGAAGGCAAATGGACGCCCATCAACCAAGACGATCCAACGCGACACGCGAGGATCGCTTATTTCTTCCTCATCATACGGTTCGTCTGAATCCCACCATTCGCGGACATGTGACTGGGCCTGCCACTCTAACAGCATGGGCAGATCGCCCACCGTCACTTTGCGGAAATCGTATTTTCTGGCGGCTATCATTTTTACACTCTAGCACATCGCTTCACGGTCGGCGTGGGCTCGTTCGAGCCCTTCTCTGCACAGCAGGAAGTGCCAAAACTCAGGCGTTTTTGTCACCGGCGGAAACGACCGTTTTTGGCCCACAGGTTCTGTCAGGGGGGGTTGTCCGCTTGGCGGACGGAGCTGTCATTGGATTAGCTTCAGTCAGCGTCCGCTTGCGAGATATTTTGCCACAGGATCGTCGGTCCAGACTTGCACCTCGATATATTTTTCGAACTTTCGTTTGTGGTAGCGGTCATACGTCTCATCCACATCGCCGTCAGGCAAACCGTGTTCCGCCACGACGTCCGCGAGTTCATCCATGAAAAAGACGCGTTCATGATAAGGTTCGAGGGGGTCGGGCGGTAAGCCGTAGTCAGGGCCGAGCCGCATTGATACGAAGCTGTCAGGATAGGTGAAACTTACAGCCTTCTTGGGCAATGATCGCCAATCGAGCGTCACGGTTTCAGGGTCTGGATATAGCCCAGAAAACCAAGCGCATTCCCCTAGAACGAAGTAGTGAGGGGACTGTCTTTCTGGCTCGCCTCCGCGTGCTTCGAAAAGCCCGCGGAGCTTGGTTTCGGTCCTGCGTCGAAAATCCATGTATCGCTTGCCAAATATGCGCTTGTAGCCGGGGTTATCTGCCCTTCGCTGTTTCAACCCTTCGATGACTTCGCTCAGTTCATTCGGCTCTAAATCGCTCAAGTTCTGGAACGGGCGGTCGGTCTGAGAATGGTAGTGCGTGATGAAGTCAGGCAGATTCATGAGCGATCATTTCCAGGGTTCTTGAGGCTTCCTTAGCAGACGTTCGAAAGATTCGCAGCATCGCATCGGTCTCTCTGGGCTCCTTCCGGACCTTCGCCGCAGCGGCAGGATGTGCCAGAACCCAACCGTTTGTGTCACCGGCGGAAAGGACCGTTTTTGACATGCCGTTTCTGACAGGGGGTTTGTGTCCGGTGTGCGGGACGGAGCGAACGTTCGCTGCGCTATTCACGAGCGTCCGTTTCTCATGGCCATAACCATAGGCTACATGTCGCGAGGTCGCGCCTATGGGCTGCGTTCCGCGCAGGGTGGGTCAGGATCGACCCGCGTGTCGACCCTTGCGGGCGGCTGCGCTAGGTTTAGTGCGGCTATCGGAGACCGCCCATGCGCCTTCGCCTCGCCGCAATGTTCGTCGTTCTCGCAGAGCCGGTGTCCGCGCAGGACATGGCGCTCGACGCCTCGACCCTGCGCGCCGCGCTCGACTCCTTCGATGTGCCGGGCATCGCGGTGGCCATGCTTGCGGATTGCGCGCCCATGGCGACCGTTGAGGCCGGTCTTGCGGATGTCGCCGCGGGCGATCCGGTGACGCGCGACACCGCGTTCGAGGCCGCCTCGCTCTCAAAGCCGG containing:
- a CDS encoding GNAT family N-acetyltransferase produces the protein MIAARKYDFRKVTVGDLPMLLEWQAQSHVREWWDSDEPYDEEEISDPRVSRWIVLVDGRPFAFMQDYSVHGWEEHHFAHLPKGARGIDQYIGDPKMIGVGHGTAFISARMNILFDGGAPVIATDPHPDNERAIAVYRKLGFEPSGQPKETQWGRILPMLATR